From a region of the Babylonia areolata isolate BAREFJ2019XMU chromosome 21, ASM4173473v1, whole genome shotgun sequence genome:
- the LOC143296307 gene encoding small ribosomal subunit protein uS14-like has protein sequence MGFASTWFSHPRRYGPGSRYCRVCNNTHGLIRKYGLNICRRCFRQYANDIGFKKLD, from the exons ATGGGTTTCGCCTCAACCTGGTTTTCTCACCCACGAAGATACGGCCCCGGCTCACGTTATTG CCGTGTTTGCAATAACACCCATGGGCTCATCCGCAAATATGGATTGAACATCTGCAGAAGGTGTTTCAGGCAATATGCCAATGACATCGGCTTCAAGAAG CTGGATTAA
- the LOC143295751 gene encoding spermatogenesis-associated protein 7-like: MAASLKGQLGVKSGPLAPTSAKLTTQMLVISHMDNHYKKINKAKPAIDNRPPKSMVSSQKMRDRRSRKQIEKYGSSYGSRPSSRLTYRTNSVEEDIYDENQWDEPEDDDERQVRDIMRTTLRGPLKAQHGIVTMQSAADDSNLKDERSRLGMTMTRPRSASMQRVAVQGASQLGQTRPMSARSTASVVSHFSQVSRTTNPSKVTYDGDVLDKHAHSFTEPRKPFTPRTLKSNRQSSLKQYKYYTPPPKKAQSSRGKSPDVGADERGGGTQVKSQRGSAKDLDTTQTLTETMLMDMSLQSHDHRQSQGDSGVPRLNISMDKDHLSWVKDQAARVHSSDSVVA; encoded by the exons ATGGCAGCTTCACTCAAAGGACAGCTTGGGGTGAAGAGCGGTC CCCTGGCCCCAACGTCTGCAAAACTGACCACACAAATGCTGGTGATCAGTCATATGGATAACCATTACAAAAAGATCAACAAAGCCAAAC CTGCCATTGATAACAGACCACCCAAATCCATGGTGTCCAGCCAGAAAA TGCGGGATCGGCGTAGCAGAAAACAGATCGAGAAGTATGGGTCCAGTTATGGATCAAGACCATCTTCCCGTTTGACCTACAGGACAAACTCTGTGGAAGAGGACATATACGATGAAAATCAGTGG GATGAACCAGAGGATGACGACGAGAGGCAGGTGCGGGACATCATGCGAACAACACTGCGCGGACCCCTGAAGGCCCAGCACGGCATTGTCACCATGCAGTCTGCTGCAGACGACTCCAACCTCAAGGACGAACGGTCTCGTCTTGGTATGACCATGACCAGACCTCGGTCCGCTTCGATGCAGAGAGTAGCAGTGCAAGGAGCATCCCAGCTGGGCCAAACCCGTCCCATGTCTGCTCGCTCCACCGCTTCTGTGGTCAGCCATTTCTCCCAGGTTTCACGCACTACCAACCCATCAAAGGTGACGTATGATGGCGATGTCCTGGACAAGCATGCCCACTCCTTCACCGAGCCCAGGAAGCCCTTCACGCCGCGTACGCTTAAGAGCAACCGGCAGTCCAGCTTAAAGCAGTACAAATACTACACACCGCCTCCCAAGAAAGCTCAGTCTTCCAGGGGCAAATCACCAGACGTAGGTGCTGATGAGAGAGGCGGTGGCACTCAAGTGAAGTCACAGCGAGGGTCAGCGAAGGACCTGGACACCACACAGACCCTGACAGAGACCATGCTGATGGACATGAGTCTGCAGAGTCACGATCACCGACAAAGTCAAGGGGACAGTGGGGTGCCCCGACTCAACATCTCCATGGACAAGGACCACCTCAGCTGGGTGAAGGACCAGGCCGCCAGGGTACACAGCTCAGACAGTGTGGTGGCATGA